CTGGAACGCCCTCGTGCCTGACCTCACCTGCATCGTGACCGCAAAAACCCGGGAAGACCTGGTCGAGCGCGCCCGCGAGAGCATCGCCCTGGCCCTGGAAGACCAGCCCCGCGAGCCCCAGGCACAGGGCCTGCAGGACGTCGATCCGGAGATCCGTGCGGAGCTGCCCACCGACATCGAGGTCGCCCACCTGGACCCTGCACCGCTCAACCCGGTCAGCGGGGAGATCGAGCGCGCGCTGGGACGGGCTGGCATCAACCAGTCCGAGTTGGCCCGCCGCCTGGGCACCAGCCGCAGCGCGGTCAGTCGCCTGGTGAACCCCTTCTATTGGGGCCACAGCCTGGACATCCTGCGCCGCGTGGCCGAGGCCGTGGACGCCGACCTGAGCGTGCATCTCACCGCCAAAGCGTCCTGAGTCAACATCGACCTGGAAGCCTGCTTTAAGCGGCCAACCTTGATTTACGTAGCCGTGAACCAGGAGGACATGCT
The Deinococcus malanensis DNA segment above includes these coding regions:
- a CDS encoding helix-turn-helix domain-containing protein, which encodes MAFLTLISAGPNNWNALVPDLTCIVTAKTREDLVERARESIALALEDQPREPQAQGLQDVDPEIRAELPTDIEVAHLDPAPLNPVSGEIERALGRAGINQSELARRLGTSRSAVSRLVNPFYWGHSLDILRRVAEAVDADLSVHLTAKAS